In Microvirga sp. 17 mud 1-3, the genomic window CAGAGAGTGAAGAGGTTTTAATTTTATCAAAAACTCCCATGATTTCATTGCGAGCTTCTGTCGTAGAGATTCCAGTCCTTCGTTGCTCAATTGCAGTCCTAACTGTATTCCAATCCTTTTCGATTTTGGACCATTCACCCCTAGAGATTCTACGAGGTTACGGAGACCTGCTTCATCGGCAAGAATGTCAAAGTCCACCACAACGCGAACCGGCACTCCAATAGCCTTTAGAGCTTGAACAATTGTTGCGATGCGACTCTTCCCTGCTCCGTACACCAAGGCGATATCAGGACCGGAATTGTTGGCTGAGATTGCATCAAGCATCGCTCCATAGAAGCGACAATCCGCGTCACCCTCGCAAACGAGTACAGCATCGTGAAACAGGCCATCGAGTACTTTCGAGTATCGTAAAAGCGGGTCTGCCCAGACGTTGCGAACTGTCGTAGGGCTAAGCTCCCTTATGTAATTTACATCTCCGGCTCGTTGGATTCGGACTACTCGAACCCGAGGGCTAGAGTGATCTAGCATGCCTCGAAGAAAGTCTGTGCTATGAGTAGCAACAAGGAGCTGGCGGTCAGTTGGTGTTTCTTCCGCTAAAACTCTTCCGAGAGTTGTTGCCTGTGGAGGGTGAAGAAATGCCTCAGGTTCGTCTATAAGAATGATATCACGATCGGCAGCAAGCACACTTGCTAGAATACCAACGAAGGCACGGATACCATCGCCCTGATCGTTCACGGCCGGAAGCTGATTTACCGCTGTGCGAAAATCATTCGACTGCCGGTCCTTCCCTTTGGGCAGCTTCGGTCGCTTTCCTGAATGAAGCATAACTTGCCGACCGGCTCCGCGATTTACAATGAGATTCTGTCTAAAGGCTCTAAAGAATATTCTATCAAGTCTCTCTTCGAGCTCATCATCGTCGTAAAGTCGATGAAGTGGGTGTGTAATTACTTCAGTAACTAGGTTTACAAGATCCACGGGGTTAACAGCAGAAAGCCTCGCTTCTGTGCCAAGATGAAGTATCATTGTGTTGGCTAATGATTGAATGCCGTTTAAGTTGCGGTGGTCCCAGTTTATTGCCACTATTCCGCGGTGAATTGTGCCCACCATTGAAACTATATAATTGCCAAGGTGATCACGTCGGGCGGTTCTAGCGAGCCATTCCTCAACTTCTTGTCCTGTTTCAGAGGACTCAAATTCCACTCTAGTTGTCACCCTAGTTGGAAAATTCTGACCGTGAGCGAGGCGGCCATATATTTCTTTTAGGGCGGCGCTCTTTCCCGCGTTATTAGGCCCAACAAAAACGATAATTTCACCGGGCGTTAAGCCCATTATCGTTCCGTCGCTAAATTGGATTTCCTTTAGACGGGCATGAGGGCGTTCTGGTAGAGAGGGTGTTGTTACACCAGAAGGGCTCGCTTTATTTCGACCCCGAGCAGCCGGTGCCTTCTGTTGCATTATTCTTCGCTCCTAACCAGTTTAGAGATTGCGCTTCATAGCAACTACGCATGGTCTGACGAGGATAATATTGAAGGTAGGCCGTTCTAGGAAAGTACTATTGTTATTTGCGCACTACTCTCTAACCGCAGAAAAATGGTCGCCATTGCGGCGACCATTCAGGAAGTGTCAGGGTCTTAGTCAAGAAGCTTAGGTATTGTTGTTACTAAGAACACCCCGTCGTGCTGCCGCACGTGTCGCACTTCAAACACGTCCCGTTCCGCACCAGCGTGAAGTTCGCGCATTCCGGACAGGCTTCGCCCACATAGCCTTTCATCTTGGCTTCCGCGCGCCGGTCGGCGAGGGACGGGGCCGTGAAGCCGAGTTTGGCGAGGTCGGCTTCGCCTACCTTTTCCTCGGCCTTCGCGGCGGGCTCTTCCTTCAGGGCGGTGGCGCCCATGGTGAGGCCCGTGGTGCCGGTGCGCTGGCCTGCGCCGTTTGCACCGCCTGTGCCGCTGGCACCGCCCGGGATGAGCATGAGGCGGTCGACGCTGCCGCGGGTGAAGCCGCGGGAGACGATTGCGGTGGCGGGGGCCGCTTCCGGCGCCTTGGACTGGGCTTCGCCCGAGCCGATGGTGGTGGGGCCGACTTCCGACGGGTCCACATGGGCGAGGTCGTTGCGGGCGAGATAGGAGACGGCGAGCTCGCGGAACACGTAGTCGATGATCGAGGTCGCGCTCTTG contains:
- a CDS encoding ATP-dependent endonuclease, whose product is MQQKAPAARGRNKASPSGVTTPSLPERPHARLKEIQFSDGTIMGLTPGEIIVFVGPNNAGKSAALKEIYGRLAHGQNFPTRVTTRVEFESSETGQEVEEWLARTARRDHLGNYIVSMVGTIHRGIVAINWDHRNLNGIQSLANTMILHLGTEARLSAVNPVDLVNLVTEVITHPLHRLYDDDELEERLDRIFFRAFRQNLIVNRGAGRQVMLHSGKRPKLPKGKDRQSNDFRTAVNQLPAVNDQGDGIRAFVGILASVLAADRDIILIDEPEAFLHPPQATTLGRVLAEETPTDRQLLVATHSTDFLRGMLDHSSPRVRVVRIQRAGDVNYIRELSPTTVRNVWADPLLRYSKVLDGLFHDAVLVCEGDADCRFYGAMLDAISANNSGPDIALVYGAGKSRIATIVQALKAIGVPVRVVVDFDILADEAGLRNLVESLGVNGPKSKRIGIQLGLQLSNEGLESLRQKLAMKSWEFLIKLKPLHSLKET